A window of the Anticarsia gemmatalis isolate Benzon Research Colony breed Stoneville strain chromosome W, ilAntGemm2 primary, whole genome shotgun sequence genome harbors these coding sequences:
- the LOC142985927 gene encoding uncharacterized protein LOC142985927, translating to MLSKIKEALPDFQPIKFTLDFEMSAMIAINEVFPETTIHGCFVHFQRSIYRKAQSLKLMDHKETAQYVKLCISLAFLPKDEIEDGWLAVMGNSYPDPLVTEFNDYFVTQWLEPQGMIEKWCCYQERHRTTNLVEAWNQRLQAFLGKNPSLLAFLDMIELDISTYDTAQERLRIKKQSIIKRSKQSRNNDKAIARLTEEYKKGKINMISFLEDIRTYVIIKKK from the exons ATGCTCAGCAAAATAAAGGAAGCTCTGCCGGACTTTCAACCAATAAAATTCACATTGGATTTTGAGATGTCAGCAATGATTGCAATAAACGAAGTATTTCCTGAAACAACTATTCATGgatgttttgtacattttcaaAGAAGTATATACAGAAAAGCACAATCTTTGAAATTAATGGACCATAAAGAAACAGCACAATATGTAAAACTGTGTATCAGTTTAGCTTTTCTACCTAAAGATGAAATTGAAGACGGCTGGTTGGCTGTTATGGGAAACAG TTACCCAGATCCACTAGTCACCGAATTCAATGATTATTTCGTTACACAGTGGCTAGAACCTCAAGGAATGATAGAAAAGTGGTGTTGTTACCAGGAACGTCACCGAACCACGAATTTAGTAGAGGCCTGGAACCAAAGACTTCAAGCGTTCCTCGGTAAAAACCCCTCTTTGTTGGCGTTTTTGGACATGATAGAACTGGACATTTCCACCTACGACACTGCACAAGAGAG ATTGAGAATCAAGAAACAATCTATAATCAAAAGGAGCAAACAGAGTAGAAATAATGATAAAGCTATTGCCAGACTGACGGAAGAATACAAAAAAGGAAAGATAAATATGATTTCATTTTTAGAAGACATCCGTACTTAcgttataattaagaaaaaatag